The genomic interval ttcttccttacgTGCCACTGCGATTAAGTTTTCCATCTGACTccattaacttattttgcttatgttccTTTTATGCCACTACATGCTAAATGACCCgaacatagaattgaaaattgatattttcgaataaaatttaaaattaagacagcagaattgaaaattgatatttttcgaataaaatttgaaaattgatattttcggataaatttaaaatgacctgcaacatagaattgaaaatttgaaaaatatcaatttccctACTTAGAAATTTTCAGAGATTTTCTGTCACTTTGTTTactcgtttaattttttttcagagatttaaaactattttagtttttgaaatttttcaaaaggtttaaaaaagataCCCAGGCTGTGATAGTTAGAGACTAAGGTCAAATATTGCTCTTTAGTACTCTTCAAACTagggaaattgatattttttaaattttcaattctatgttacgagtcattttaaatttatctaaaaatatcaattttcaaattttattaaaaaatatcaattttcaatttcgccgtcttaatttcaaattttattcgaaaatatcaattttgagTGCTATGTTTTAAgtcatttggcatgtagtggcatagaaggaacgtaaacaaaataagttaacgaAGATGAATGAAAAAGTTAACAACAGTGGCatgtaagaaagaaaaaaattaaataaatagcaTAAAAGAAACTAGGTATAATTTCAGCGGCATACAAGAATACTCTCTATATGATCGGCAATGCGAAAGTTTGGATAACGggaaacatttttaaaaataacttcgTCACCAGTGTATACATGGTTCAATTCCAAGCTCTGCTACATGTATTAGATTTGTACAATGTTACTCATGTTTTAGTTGGCTATCCTGtgtacaacattttttttaaaaaaaaagatttaaacCAATTCATTACGCACTGCAAACTCTGTATCCTGCAAAATTTCAGAAGTCGAATCGCAGACAAATGGCGTTGGGCCCACAGCCCAAGCGGATTTTTTCCCATGGCCATGGAAGGCGCCGCGCGGGCCACGTCAGCCCAGAACCCGGTCACCACCACAACCGACGCTGACAACCCGGGCCCACACGAGATTCATTGCACCACCCGCCACCACTGGCCCCTGCCCTTCCCGCCACACATCCCCACCTCGGCTATCCCCATCGCGGCAGAAACGATCCCGACGGTCTCCGTCGTCCACAGCTACggccaccgacaggtgggacccacgtCAGTGGCCCCACGTGCCAGCCGCTCTGATCCTCGCCTCCAAAAATCCGAACAAGGCGGGGCCGACGGCTCGCTCACCGTCACCCACACCACGCGTGAGCGGCGATGAGGGCTCTcgtctcccccgccgccgccgccgcattgcTCCCGCGAACCCCGAACCACACCGcgaaccctagccgccgcgGGGGTGCGCTCTCGCGGCACCATTCTGGCcgtgcggccgccgcggccgccaccgGCGACCACTGGGGCGCTGACCACCACCGCCAGtaccacggcggcggaggcggaagcggACGGAAGAGGGCCGCGGGCTCCGATGGTCGCGCGGGCCACAGCGTGCAGTGCGACGTGGACGTGGTGTCgtggcgggagcggcgggtgtTCGCGTCcgtggcggtggccgcggATGTCGACACCGTGTGGCGCGTCATCACCGACTACGAGCGGCTCGCCGACTTCATCCCCAACCTCGTTCACAGGTCCACATTTTCTCGTTCCTATCGTCGCAGttccgcccccccccccccttgcCGTCGCCAAAATTATACATGTTCATCCATCAAGGGTCTAATTGGGGGAAATTTGTGCGTCTTTTGGGAACGCAGTGGGAGGATACCGTGCCCGCACCAGGGCAGGATATGGCTCGAGCAGAGGGGCCTGCAGCAAGCGCTTTACTGGCATATCGAGGCACGCGTCGTGTTGGATCTCCAGGAGGTCCCTGATGCCGTACGTGAATTTGAACACCTTAACCTCGTTTTGTTATGCAGCAACGAAATTTAGATGCTAAATTGTACACTTTTCGTTTTCATGAGGTAATGGAAACGCCACTGGAACATAGGTGGTTACACGTGGAAGCATTTGTAGATTTGGTCCCGCGGCGTGAACCTACTTAGCAGTCATTATCTGCTGTTATCCTTTCTGAATGTGTTAGTTATTGTCGGTGAAAATATCTTGATGTTACACCATCGTTGGATCTTAGTTATACAGATTTTAGGTAGCAAATCTAAAGAGGTACTGGCCGATGAATGATTCTATGGACTTCCTAGTCTATCAAGCTACGTTTCCTTATTAACAGTCATCATTCAGGTTACTGGCCGAGAGCTCCACTTCTCCTTGGTTGATGGTGACTTTAAGAAGTTTGAAGGGAAATGGTCCATCAGATCTGGTCCAAGGTGTGCATATCATGGTCatcttcttgttttgtttatagTCTATGCCTTGCATGATCATCCAGACTATTTGCTAACCGGTAACTTACGTATTTGGCGACTATATGATGCCCTAATCTCAAAAAGAACATATCACGGGTCCTTAACACATGTCCATTTTTTAGCTAGCAACAAAGTAATTTCAGTTTAGAGGTCCCATatgacatattttgttttttcttattttgttttttgacaGGTCATCTAGTGCAATTCTGTTATATGAAGTTAACGTGATTCCAAGATTTAATTTCCCAGCGATCTTTCTTGAGAGGATCATAAGGTCGGATCTTCCTGTGAATCTTCGAGCCTTGGCCTGTAGAGctgaaaacatatatttaggAAACCAAAGGCATGGGACTGCGAAATTTAGTGGTGCAGGCTCCAGGTTTCATAACTTTCGTAATGCCACCACCGAGAATGATGCTATTTCTCTTAATAAGTTCAAAGAAGCATCTCCTTCTGGTTTAGGTGGCGTGCTTTCTTCACCTCCGTCTGAGTTGAATAGCAAATGGGGAGTATATGGAAATGTCTGTAGACTTGATAGGCCGTGTGTGGTAGATGAGATCCATCTTCGAAGATTTGATGGTCTCTTGGTAACTTACTAAATTTGTATACATCTAACAATTATTacccattctttttttttgggaagcACACTAATGGATTTGTCTTGTCTGTGAAATGATTTGGCTGAAGGAACATGAAGGGGCTCACAGGTTTGTGTTTGCTAGTATCACTGTGAAAGCACCAGTTCGAGAAGTATGGAATATTCTCACTGCATATGAAAAGTTGCCTGAGTTAGTAGTTCTATCTTTCTGCAGTCTTTGGAATTCACATTTTTTGTTACAAGTTTGAGCTAACAAATTTATCTGACAGGTTTGTGCCAAATCTGGCTATCAGTAGGATTATTCTTCGGGATAATAACAAGGTTCGCATACTGCAGGTGGGAGTTTTGCTAAATCCTTATCTCATATATTAGTTTCTGAATTAGCATTTCAAGTCTGGAGGACGGATCATTCTGCACCTTTTCTACAGGAAGAGTGTCAGTCCACAACTGTACTTTCTTATTGTTGGCTAGCTTAGTTTATCACTTTTGTTAACCCAGTATTTTACACGTCAAGCTTCCAGGTGATAATTTTGCCCAATCTTACAGCTTCATGTTTTATGTACCTACCCACCATTAAAGAATACTAAACAGATGGAATTGAGTCTACTTTATCTggaagaaattaattcaatttgGTTGTTTCATGAGCTTTAACATTACTTCAACATCTCATATCTTTTACAGGAAGGTTGCAAGGGTCTACTTTATATGGTTCTTCATGCCCGTGTTGTTATGGATCTTCATGAGAAACTTGAACGTGAAATCAGCTTTGAGCAAGTTGAAGGTGATTTCTACTCATTTAAAGGAAAATGGCGTCTGGAACAACTTGGTGATCAGCACACCTTGTTGAAGTATATGGTCGAGACTAAGATGCATAAAGATACCTTTCTCTCAGAGTCTATCCTTGAAGAGGTATAAGAAATTTCTATGCTCCATTTTGATTCATTGAGAACCAATGGTACCGGTACTATTTATCCTGGGTTCTATGTACTTCACAGTTTGTTTTGATGCTTGGTGATTGATCCGTAGTTGATTTTAATGATTGATGATTAAGTGCTCAAATCTGTATCATCTAGTTGAGCATAACATCTTGCCAATGCAAAAACTATTAATCTTTATGTTCACCAGATATTgagtaagaaaaataaacaccTTCCTGACAAAGGAATGCATGTATGTTTGAATTCTGAATAAGCCCACGTCCTCTATCTGTATCATCCTTCATTTGGTTAgtgcaataataataattccaTACTTGATAATATCTGGATAACTGCATAGGGATCCCCCCCCCACTCCTCATGACGCAAACATTGTGGTGTATCTGTTAAACTTAGTTCTACTGTCACATTCTTGAAGGATATCTAATCTTTTGCCTTGATCttatttttgtcactcttTGTTTCTTCTATCAAAAGCTGATCTATGCATGTTCATGGTGCTTTCATGAATATGTtgatgaaattttattatactttgTTAAAAGACAACAAAGATTTTTATTGTGTTTTTCAGGTCATATATGAAGATCTTCCGTCAAACTTATGTGCAATCCGTGATTATATTGAAAAGGCTGAAGCTGAGAGTGGTAACTCCACTACTAGCTCTTGTGTAGCAACAAATTCAGATACTATTTCTGTTGATTATGCAGAAGGTAGGCAATCAGAACAAGCATCCTCGTCTTGTTCTTCAAGTCCTGCAAAGCAGAGACCAAAAGTCCCAGGTCTTCAAAAGGACATTGAGGTCCTCAAATCTGAACTTGAGAGATTTATTGCAAAATATGGTCAGGATGGCTTCATGCCTAAGAGAAAGCACCTCCGTTTGCATGGAAGGGTGGATATTGAGAAGGCGATAACACGTATGGGTGGATTCAGGAAGATCGCCGGCATAATGAATCTTTCACTTTCTTATAAAAATCGGAAACCAAGAGGTTATTGGGATAATCTGGAGAACTTGCAAGAAGAGGTAATGAGAAGTATACTCCCCTCCTCGCAGTGTGTTCTAGTTCTACTGGGTTTCAGTAATTCCGAATGCTAAAAATTGTGATCTGAGATTGCCAGCATGAGGAGTCGTAATAAGCACTCCTTTCGTTCTTTTTACATGTTATTTAACAGTGACCATTATGTACAGATCAGGCGATTCCAGAAGAACTGGGGGATGGACCCTTCTTATATGCCAAGTAGAAAGTCCTTTGAGAGAGCTGGTAATTTATTACTTTTGTCTAGATCATACACTATGGTCATTTTACTATCTATCTTTTCTTAGTATAGTTTATCTGGCTGTACGAAGTCAGTATGACTCTTTTCTGGTCAAAATTGCTGAAGCTATGTTTGactaaacaaatttttttaccatgctTGCTTAAGACACCTGGTAACCTggacacaattttttttgcatgaaaatATGCTATATTGTCTctaatcatatttaaatttttggtctATAGTCAGGACAcactcacacacacatacatattaaGATAGGTgaattgaggaaaaaaaattttaggggaGGTGGATCGAGGAATTGACTAGTATGTAGTAACGTAGCATTGATGGATTCCATTCCTTTCTGTTAGATCAACGCTTGTAACCATCTTATAAACTGGGTCCTATCATGGTAGATTTACCAGTTCTCTCTTTGTCAAGAACTCACAATCTTTATGAATGACACTCGTACTTTGTTGTTAATGGTAGGACGTTACGACATTGCTCGGGCGTTGGAAAAATGGGGTGGAGTACAGGAGGTTTCTCGCCTTCTTTCTCTTGAACTCAGACGACCTAGAAGACAAGCCAACTCTGCTGATGAGAGTAAGGCTGGATCCTCATGTGCTATGACAAATAAAAACGCAAGCAAGCCAGAGAAACCAAGTGTTTCTCCAGACAAACAGAAATGGCTTCTGAAGCTGAAGGATCTGGATGCCAATTGGATCGAGTACTAATTAGGATGACTTCACTAATACAACCTGTCAAATATATCATCTGACCCACTAAAGACGGATCTGGTAATCATGTACAGATGAAGGTGATGCGGGAAAGTTTCTTGCCTACCACACTGTAAGTTTTCCAAGCAAAACTTCCCGTTCAGTAGAGTATTACCCACCTTTTCTTCATCCCGTCCTTTTTCTTCAAAAGTAAATTTTGAAGTGCTTGCGTCTTTCTGAATGACCTTCTAGAGCAGCCAACTTTGTTGCTGCAACCAAATTGAAGCGCATAACTGGTAAAAATGGAACTATTAAACCTGGGCATATTCAAAGTTACTATTTGGCATTTGAATCCACCTTCTGTCATCCAATGCAAACCCACATAACATTGGAAAAGCAGATGATGATTACCTGTGTGGTTAGACTAATTGTTCTTGGGCGCTGGCTGCCCACATATGTTAGTTTGGATTGCTCTGATCGTGGCTGAACAAAAGAGCGACCAAAGACATGGACGGTACGGTGGTCCCGTAACATAAGGACATGCTAGTTCGTTTCGATCAAGACAATGACGTGAACAGGTTCAGGGTGGGAGAAATTCGATCGGTAAGATTGTTGTTTTAGAAACTTATGGCTCCTACATCATGATCATCAGTAACTTCGTATAAATAAATGCACCTAAGAAAGTGGAAAGGATGCAGTTTGCATCAGGAAATTGTTTAGTCAATGATGTTGTTAATGCAATGATACAAAAAATACCAGACAATGATGTTGTCAATCCAGTGCAAAAAGattaaaactgaaaattaaaAGGTCCCACCGGGATTCGAACCCAGGTCGCCAGATTCAAAGTCTGGAGTGCTAACCACTACACTATGGAACCAAATTACCTTTGACTGTTTTTCTTTACTttataaacaacaaatatagGTTCCACTTGGAATGCACCGGTATTTTCTGAATGAGACACCGATAGGTGATGGATTTGTCATTCTGCTGCCAAGCAGAAAGCTTAGATTCACTACAGCTTTCTTCAGTGACTGCTTCTGAATGAATAATAATTGAACAATGAGCCAAGGCTCAATAACAGCTGTGCCCTCATAAATCTAGCATTAAATAAGATCCAGTATAAGCCTTAATCACATGTTTCCTCAGCTAGTATTACTATGCAATTGCAAGCTATCCATGGACATGGAGAGGCAATTGCCAGTGATGACACATGGTGCAGGCAACATGATCTTTGGAATGGGGTGCCATGGGTCCCAAGCATTTAATTTAACCAAATAAAAGGTGATGGTGAAGTTTGTTGAAAGTTCCTGCACATGTTTTTGTGTATATCAAAATATCAATCTGCCAGACTGCCACCCAATATGACAAAACAAGAGAGTTGGAAGCATATGTGGTGACATATTAACAATCTATCATATCCATGTGAACTGCTTCTCACTGAACAAACTAAAGTGGCTGAATTTTATTGATCTGCTTATATCTCTGCCTTACCCACAAAGCATAAAGGTTTTGTTAGCACTGTACAATCAAACAAGCTGCTGCATCTAATGTTTTGCACTCCATTATACAATGTATTGCCTCATTTCAATTATTTGTACAATTACAACGCGAATATATCATCGAGTTCGATCTAATCTTTTACTTACAAATTGCAGAATTTAGCTCATCAGGCACATAGATATCCTCTCAAGTATGAAAATTCTGACCATCAGTGAAAAACACTTCTCTTCCCACTGACAGCTGATACTATGTTCCCTCCACCAAAGCAAAATCAACAATCTCAGATCACAAAGCAGCCTATCAACTCCCTAATTGCTCATTAACAAGAGCAATTAATCCTCCATTTACTGGAGCAAAAAAAAGCAACCATTTTTCCATGCTTGGAGCTATTTGCTAGTATTCACCTCATGGGAAGAGATGTGCAGCGTGGAGCTTACATGGTCATGTATGGCTCCGGCGCCAGCAGCGAATTGGACGCCCGGTCGCGGATCCTGGCCGACGCCgaccgccccgccgccgtctcctgcTGGACCTCGTCCACGTTCGGCGACGGCATGGGCGCgaccggcgtcgccgccgccgccgaggaagtGAATGTGGAGACCATGCTGGTGCTGCCGCTGCcaccggtggcggtggtggccgaCGTCAAGCTCAAGAAACTGTCCGACGacttgggcggcggcggcctctcGAGATCCATGATCCCTTCCAGCATCTGCACCACCTTGCCCATCGACGGCCGCTGCGCCGGCTGCTCCTGGATGCACCAGAAGCTCACCTGCAGCGCGCGCTCCACCTGGACCATGTCAATGTCTTCTCCGGGGAGCTTCCTGTCGATGATGGCGGCGATGTTCCCCTTCTCGTACTCGTCGTAGGCCCAGACGGAGAACTTCTTCCGGGCGGTCTCCTCCGACACGTCGAAGTTGCGGTGGCCGCTGACGAGCTCCAGCAACACCATGCCGTAGCTGTAGACGTCGGACTTGGCCGTGATGGGGAGGTTGGCCAGCCATTCCGGCGCCAGGTAACCCCGGGTGCCCCGGACGCTGGTGAGCGTGCGGTGGCGGTGGTCCTTGGGGTTGACGAGCTTGGCGAGCCCGAAGTCGGAGACCTTGGCGTTGTGGTGCTCGTCGAGGAGGATGTTCTCCGGCTTGATGTCGCAGTGCACGATGCAGTCGCGGCATTCCTCGTGGAGGTAGGTGATGCCGCGGGCGgtgccgacggcgacggcgaagcgcGTGGGCCACGGCATCTTGCCGCCGGGGGCGTCGCCGAAGAGGAAGGCGTCGAGCGAGCCGTTCTTCATGAACTCGTAGACGagcaggcggtggcggcccTCGGAGCAGAAGCCGATGAGGCGGACGAGGTTGAGGTGGTGCGTGCTGCTGATGGTGGCCACCTCCATCCTGAACTGCTTCTCCCCCTGCTCGATCCCCTCCAGCTGcttcaccgccaccaccgtccGGTTCGCCAGCACGCCGCGGTACACGGCGCCGAACCCGCCGGCGCCCAGCTTCTCCTTGAACCCCTTCGTCGATCGCTGCAGCTCCCGGTAGGAGAACTGCACCGGCGCGCCGGAGGCGTACTCCAGCAGCGCGTactgcgccgacgccgcgccgtACTTGGGGCTGTGCCGGCACAGCACCCACCACAGCGCCCACTCGCACAGCACCAGTCCGGACACCACGCCCAGCACCACCACGGCGACCACCCACCCGCGGACGCCCGACGTCTTCCCCGgcgacccgccgccgccgccgaggggcGGGTTGGGCAGGCCCGGGAAGCAGACCTTGACGAACGACGTGCTGGGGAGCGCCGCCGACTGGTAACCGCTGACGAAGTTGGACACCTTGAGGAAGCAGAGGCCGGAGCCGTCGGAGAGCGCCGTGGAGGCGACGCACGAGCTGCCGGACAGGCAGTTGAGGCGGCAGGCCGTGATGCCGACGAAGAACTGCTCCGTCGTGATCTCCGGCGGGTAGGTGAGGAATTGCGTGTTGTCGAGCTGGAGCATGGTGGAGTTGCCGGGGCAGTTCTGGAGCTCGATCTTGCGccggcagccgccgcgcgGGTCGGAGGGGTTGTTCAGCTGGAAGTTCTCCGACGGGCACCGGCACACCGGCGACGTGCCGTTGTACCCGCACACGCCCATGTTGCCGCAGTAGCCGAACACCTGGCACTggtccgccaccgccgaccaCTGCTCCGTCGCCGCGTTGCTGCCGCGCTGCGCGCTGTAGGCGCGGAAGTTGCCGTCCGCGTCCAGCCGCACGAACCGCAGCATGTCGCCGCTCTCGCCGTAGTTGCTGCTGTACGCCACCACGACGGGGGATGTCAGCGAGCCGTCGGTGAGCGACACGATACCGTTGGTCTGCATCGCCAGCGTCGGCGAGCTCAGCGTCTTGTTCGCCGTGAAGGTGCTGTTGTACCCCTTGTTGAAGTAGGtcaccgtgccgccgccggtccACTTGAGGGTGAGGTTGCCGGTGTTCTTGTCGAGGGAGAACTGGTAGGGCCCGGAGGTGAGGTTCATGCCGGAGGTGAAGTTCTGCGCCATGACCACCGTGTCCGTCGGGTGGTCGAACGACTGCCACATGGTCGCCGTCGAGTTCCTCAGCAGGAGGTTGCCGCTCTCCTgcagggcggcggtggtgacccCCTGCCCGCCGGTGTTCGACGACCAGAGCACGGCGCCGGAGCCGTTGACGAGCTGGAGGTCGCCGTTCGACGAGAAGCGGAGCGATCCCCCCGAGTcaacgcccgcgccgccgccggctgaccAGACTGGCACCCCGCCGGAGTAGGCGATCGTGGCGACGAAGAGGGACGGCGAGGTGGGGGACGGCGtgaaggagagggagaaggtgTTGTTGGGAGACGACCACGACGCCGCGTTcgccggcgagagcgcggagcCCAAGGGCATGTCCGCGCCATGGgacaggagagggagaaggagcAAGAGGCAGCAGAGGAGAGCACCACCCCCGGCCTTCCGCCGTAAAGGCCGCATCTTTCTCGCCGGCGATTGGGTTTCTTCGGACGGCGATTGCTGTGGCcgcggaagaagaagaaagcagTCAAACAGCTAAAGAAGGCTACTGGACAGCTCGGCTTCCCCTCTCATGGCTTCCCCTCTCTCGCCGACTCGTCGGGGGTTTGTACTAATGGAGGTCCTGAGATTAGTCTTGGCacgggaaggaggaaggagaacaagaaggagacgaggaagaagaagatgagctGATCTGATGCTGGCTGCTGCAGCTGAGTGGAGGAGAACGTTGAAATGTCTAAGCGCTGAGAGGGTGAGAGACAGTGACCCACACTGACCGggctgccgctgctcgcctgcTCCTTGTAATGACTCCATTAGGGTCAAATCGTGTGTTTACTCGACTAATTAGCACCAGTTCGAATGCTCAACACAGGAGTAAAATACTAATACCAGTGGATCACAACTGATTAGTTTaaccattttgtttttgttttctcagATGTAACCTCTAATGTTGATACTACACAATTTGCTTGAGTTGGTGTGTTCAGCTAGTAGCAAACTATAGAAAACTACTGCTTTCTCCATCCCatactaattttatttttcgcttGTTGGTCACCTGCCaatacaaaaattaaaagattaaATATCCTTTACTTTATCAAATCACATTATAACtctcttctattttatttaatctcaatatatttattacctGTTTTTATAAACTCTAATACAATAACCACttagaaataaacttattttaggacaaataattgctaaaaatattcttattttGTGAGACGTATGTAGAACCACTTTGtgttgtact from Oryza brachyantha chromosome 3, ObraRS2, whole genome shotgun sequence carries:
- the LOC102700516 gene encoding uncharacterized protein LOC102700516, whose protein sequence is MRALVSPAAAAALLPRTPNHTANPSRRGGALSRHHSGRAAAAAATGDHWGADHHRQYHGGGGGSGRKRAAGSDGRAGHSVQCDVDVVSWRERRVFASVAVAADVDTVWRVITDYERLADFIPNLVHSGRIPCPHQGRIWLEQRGLQQALYWHIEARVVLDLQEVPDAVTGRELHFSLVDGDFKKFEGKWSIRSGPRSSSAILLYEVNVIPRFNFPAIFLERIIRSDLPVNLRALACRAENIYLGNQRHGTAKFSGAGSRFHNFRNATTENDAISLNKFKEASPSGLGGVLSSPPSELNSKWGVYGNVCRLDRPCVVDEIHLRRFDGLLEHEGAHRFVFASITVKAPVREVWNILTAYEKLPEFVPNLAISRIILRDNNKVRILQEGCKGLLYMVLHARVVMDLHEKLEREISFEQVEGDFYSFKGKWRLEQLGDQHTLLKYMVETKMHKDTFLSESILEEVIYEDLPSNLCAIRDYIEKAEAESGNSTTSSCVATNSDTISVDYAEGRQSEQASSSCSSSPAKQRPKVPGLQKDIEVLKSELERFIAKYGQDGFMPKRKHLRLHGRVDIEKAITRMGGFRKIAGIMNLSLSYKNRKPRGYWDNLENLQEEIRRFQKNWGMDPSYMPSRKSFERAGRYDIARALEKWGGVQEVSRLLSLELRRPRRQANSADESKAGSSCAMTNKNASKPEKPSVSPDKQKWLLKLKDLDANWIEY
- the LOC102705419 gene encoding G-type lectin S-receptor-like serine/threonine-protein kinase At1g34300, producing the protein MRPLRRKAGGGALLCCLLLLLPLLSHGADMPLGSALSPANAASWSSPNNTFSLSFTPSPTSPSLFVATIAYSGGVPVWSAGGGAGVDSGGSLRFSSNGDLQLVNGSGAVLWSSNTGGQGVTTAALQESGNLLLRNSTATMWQSFDHPTDTVVMAQNFTSGMNLTSGPYQFSLDKNTGNLTLKWTGGGTVTYFNKGYNSTFTANKTLSSPTLAMQTNGIVSLTDGSLTSPVVVAYSSNYGESGDMLRFVRLDADGNFRAYSAQRGSNAATEQWSAVADQCQVFGYCGNMGVCGYNGTSPVCRCPSENFQLNNPSDPRGGCRRKIELQNCPGNSTMLQLDNTQFLTYPPEITTEQFFVGITACRLNCLSGSSCVASTALSDGSGLCFLKVSNFVSGYQSAALPSTSFVKVCFPGLPNPPLGGGGGSPGKTSGVRGWVVAVVVLGVVSGLVLCEWALWWVLCRHSPKYGAASAQYALLEYASGAPVQFSYRELQRSTKGFKEKLGAGGFGAVYRGVLANRTVVAVKQLEGIEQGEKQFRMEVATISSTHHLNLVRLIGFCSEGRHRLLVYEFMKNGSLDAFLFGDAPGGKMPWPTRFAVAVGTARGITYLHEECRDCIVHCDIKPENILLDEHHNAKVSDFGLAKLVNPKDHRHRTLTSVRGTRGYLAPEWLANLPITAKSDVYSYGMVLLELVSGHRNFDVSEETARKKFSVWAYDEYEKGNIAAIIDRKLPGEDIDMVQVERALQVSFWCIQEQPAQRPSMGKVVQMLEGIMDLERPPPPKSSDSFLSLTSATTATGGSGSTSMVSTFTSSAAAATPVAPMPSPNVDEVQQETAAGRSASARIRDRASNSLLAPEPYMTM